DNA sequence from the Nicotiana tomentosiformis chromosome 3, ASM39032v3, whole genome shotgun sequence genome:
TTGCACCATGGTGCAAGTTCCTGATCTTGCATTGTCTTAGCTTTGTCCAAAGCCCCTTCATATCTATCGCCTGAACAATCCGCCTCAAGATTTGGCCAGTTTCACCGAAGATGTCTAAATTTGGATTGGGTCTGTACCTCGTCCAAAAAGCTTTGATATGGTACATGAGTCTTTGGGCAACAATCCATATTACCCTTAAACAAAGGAATGCAACAGCAAATGACAAGTAAGGTTCTCGACTTAACATTTCATTGAGCGGCAGGGAGAGCTTGGACTCCGTTGCAAATCTTGCATTTTTCCTTAATACACCAGAATGATCAACATCAACAAACTGAATTGGTTTAAGTCCTGCATTCAAGACAACCAGAAGAGGAAATTAGACGTGGTAGGCAGGTCAAAAGAAGCAAGCCATAGTTCATACTTCAATAGACATAGCGAAAAGAAGCTATTAACTGATCTCCTTGGACCCCAAAATTCCTCTTAATCTATATCTTGGAGAACATACATTGGTTCCCAGAATcatatctacatgccaaaattAATTACTCCTTTATAAAGTTTTCTGGCAATTAGTTGAGAGAGGGAATAGATTTTCACTCAGTTACCACTTCTCCTAAATATGAGGAAATTTTATTCTACCTAGATTCAAGCGTGTATGACGTATACGGTTAAGCCTTAACTATAACTAACCCCAGTTTGGCCCAAAAACCCGATACTAATTTTTGCTTATTTAAGACAAGTACCTGTAGTTCTCCTGTAAAATTTTGAAAGTGAATCAAGATCTTTGCAATCATGAAACCACGTCCTTGACGTTCGGTTAAAAATTAATATCGCAGGCACGCTATGTATACCATATCTTGAGAACAAGCTGCAACATGGATCATAAAAAAGCAGTTCAGTTAATAAAAAAATTGCAAATTTGTACCAGTATCCATAAATGAATGATTTCGTTCTTGGAAAACTCAAGTGTTTTACAGTGTTGGCCTGTTTTGAATATTTCATGTTATTGAAAAAGAGGAAACTTCGTTCCTCGCCTTTAGAAGAAATAAATGCTTCTCCAGACACATTAGCCCCAGCAGATTTAGCAGTGAAACCATAAGATTCCATCATATCAGAAGCAAAGATTTCACAATCATACTCCATTCCAGCAATTATGACAGTACGCTTTCTTTTTGACAAAGAGGAGCATTCTCTCACCTCGGCATGGCTGAAGATTGCTCAACGGCTAGGTGTTCAATTTGAGGGTACATAGAACTTAAGGCTTCAAAGATGAAATGAATTCTCCTTGAGAACGGGCACCAGGAAGCATAGAACAACGCTGAAGTATATGTACTCCGTTGCCTGGAGGTCAGGGCTCTGTCAATGAAGTCTCCACCAACCTGAAAGTGACAAAGACATGAAAGGAGCAGGTATTTAATCACTGTACTAGAGGAAAACTCAAATGAGAACCATTGAAACATTAATGCTAACATCCAAACTTGAGCAAGATAACCATAGGCTCATTTTCTATGTTGAAATCCAATAATATGTGAACGCGGCTTTCACTAAGTGAAAGATGTGCCTACAATGAAACTGTTAGACCTTTGTTGATGCACATGAATTATCTTTCCAGCCGGTGAAGCTAAGTAATAACTCCAATGAAGACAATGAATCAATTCAAAGAATGTGACAAGATAAGAGAATCAGTTGCAAGCACACTAAGatgttattttttctttttcctttctgaTCCGTACGTCTAGATGCATCAATTATTCTATTCTGCGCATCAAGGGGCTGCAAGAGAGAAAATGTTGTCCATATATTTCATGCGCAATGTGTGAAAAGTCCATGTAAAATTCAAGGTATTTCAACCTTAAAATACGCGAGTATTTATCTGTCATTTTTACTGGATTAAAATGATCACCTCACTTGTGCAATAAACATTGACTGCGCCAATTATCTTTGGAAATTTAAAGAATGCAAATCGAGAATCCAGACTGAAGGCAAGCCACACCAACTTAGTTGATGTAAAAATGGCAGCCCGGTGCACGAAGCATCCTGCATTCACGCAGGATCTCGGGAAGCGCCGCACCcaaaggggtgtgatgtaggcagcctaccctgCGCAACCATCAATGGCTGATTCCATGGCTCAAACTCGTGACCTATACGTCACATGGAGACAACTTCATcgcagtgttgtcaaaggcgcgcttaaagcGTGCTTAAGCCCTGAAGAGGcgcaaaacatgttgagcgcttcgctTTGCTTAACGGGCACTTCAGTGTTGTCATCAATGCTCTAAAGCATACTTTTCCATGCCAATGAGCGTAATCCTGAAGAGGCGACACTAAATAactgatatttcactttatcgtatttttttttcaatttctttatCCATATgtttgttattcatgcttatacgTATTAGTTTTGGATTACACAGACATTTGTATTTTTTCTCCATTTGCGCCTTTCTTCGTTAAAGCCCatgctttatttgcgctttgTACTAAAAGCGAGTTTTTTTGCGCTTTAACACTActttattgtttctccaaagctCCCCTTCACCAACTTACTTGATGTGTATTGTTATATTCATCATATTCAAGAGCAGTGTACAACTGCAAACAAACGTGGATTATTTTCAGCACTGAAGAATCAAATATTAATTGTTCCTTACCCAGAATGTGATGTAGTTTTATCAGCTTTCTTGTTAAAACCCAAAAAAATACTACctttgtttcaatttagatgacacactttacttattagtccgttccaaaaagaatgacacatttctacaataggaaataattcaactttaaactcttcattttatccattttacccttaatgagaagcttttatgaccacacaaatgtcatggcccacAAAGCGACCTTTaaagaccacaaatttcaaaagtcttttttttttttttaaactcctagctgagtcaaactacctcatctaaattgagaCGGAGAGAGTAAGAAAAAGGATCAAGGAAGAATTCTAAGATATTCTTGTAGAATTCTAAGATACTCTTGTTGCTTCCTTTGGCGAAGGCTCCGCTATATGAAAATTCAAGTCAAAAATCGaacctttttttcatttttaaacaGATAAAGGGGTTGACGAAAGAACAAGGCAGCCAGAGAAGCAGAGATCAGACAGGCTCTAGGTCACTCTTACTTGCAGCAAGCAATGATCTTATCTTAGTACTAGACAATAGCTTAACCTCAGACCTAATAACTTTGTTTCATCTGTTTACTTCCGCCTTGAGACATTAAGGCTCCTTTTTGTCTCTAGGAGGAAGGTTAGTGCAGATTAACAACGTTTTACATTCTCTGCGAACCTACATGAAGTTACTCTTCCCAATCCCTTCTAAGCTAATTCAACATTTAGACAGGATTAGGAGAAGCTTTTTTTGGTAGGGAACCTATCTTTCCATTCGATAAAGTAAGACGCACATTTGCAAAGCAAGAAGGCAGGGGAACCTGGGCGAACAACCTATGAATCCCAAACCAAACTGGCTTTAGAGACATAAAAAGATAAACAGGTGCTACGGCGAAGGGTTATGCATACAAAATATGGGAAACTCAATGAGTGGGTCCACCAGAAAAGTAATGGTGTTGGACGATGGAAGCATATCAGAAATTATGCCGGAATTTCTTCAGCATAAGGCGATTGAATGTTGGTGATAGCAGGAAAATTAAGTTATGGCAGGATGCAAGGTGTCACAGGGGTGATTTATGACACTCGAATTCTGCCCGAGGTTCACCACTGCGCGGCAGCCTTCCAACACTTAGAATAATTTTAGGAACGTTTTGGGACTTAGAAAAATTTAGGCAGCAAGTAAAGTAAAGCCACACACGAAAGTTACAGGAATTTCTTCCCAACTCGTATTAATATGTGAATACAAGTACACAATAAAGCCAACCCTATGGCCAAGAACAAAGAACACCCTAGTTCCCTGCCCCAAAATGATTTTCCCACCCTTAGGAATTACTTAGACGTTTTTGGCTTAACAAATTGCCACAAGACTAAGTTATGCCCCTTTGGGACAGCCTTATGCACATATTTATAGTGCAGGCTGCCCAATTACACTTGGCAGCATTTAAAGCAATCAGTTGACAAGCCCCAACTGATGGGCAAACATGGAGAACATGCGAAAAAACGTGTATCACTAAGCCACACAATCAGCCATGATAAAAAACGTGCATCCACTTAGCCCCATGATCAGTCATGCTTGGATGTGGCGGTTGTAACCGCTCAACTGCCTTGTCATGTGCACTGCATGTGCTTGTTTTGGCCAGCTGCTGCACGCCCAAGGCTGGCATTGCGCCCAGCCTTGCCCTTTGACACTGCTCCGCCCGTATGTCACAATCACAGCTTGTCGCCCATTGACTTAGCCGCACACGTCCGTTGTCTCAGCTGTCCGCTTATGACAAGTCGCCCCCAACTTGATCAAATCTGCCCATGCCCTTGTCATTGCTTGTCTTGCCTTACCTTGTCTTGGCCCCTGCTTGGACATGGTTTTGCCTTGCCATTGTCATGCCAACCCGCATGTCCATGTGAAATGCGCTTTGCCTCCGTCAAGGTGCGTTTGTCAGCTCCGCACAGTCCGTCATGCCGAGCTGCCCGTCATAATGTTGCCCCATTTTTCAGGTTGTGTGCCAAGGCCATCATGAAAATCCTTGTCACAACCCACAGGAACTTTGTCAAGGGGCTAACAAACCACCCCCACCCGAAGAATTCATCGTCCTCGACGATGCAGTTTTCGCATTTTTCAGCACCATCATAGGCCCTAAATATGCCGTCTCCTGCTCTTGTTCTTCCTTGTTCAACTCATCTTCACCTTTTTCATCAGCAAACAAAGTTGTAAGCCGTTCAAGTTTCGGACAGTCCCTCGCCATGTGTGGTCCTTTACAAATAAAACAGCCATCAAACTTGTTGTTTTGTCCCTTGTTTGTCGAAGGTCCAGCACATTGCTTTTCCTTCCCATTGTTATTGCCCTCAACAGCATTTCCTTTGTCATTCCCGTTTTTCCTCCACTTTTTTGCCTTGTCCTTGTTCccatttttggactttgaagCAGTAGAAAAATCAGAACATTCATGCCCCAGCCGGAAGTCACCCAAAGCATCCGCAGCAGCGATGGCACTAGGAAGGTCTTTCACGTTCTTCCTTCGGAGTTCCATCTGTGCCCACGACTGCAACCCGTAAAGGAAATTGTGCAGCTTGTCTTCCTCAGACATGTTGCTTATATCCAGCATCAAAgaactgaaatttttgacaaAATCCCTGACCGTTCCAGTTTGTTTCAACTTCTTCAAACGATCTCTAGCAATCCAGCCCGCATTGCTAGGAAAGAATTGATCCTTCAACTCTTTTTTCAGCCCTTCCCAAGAGTCGATCTTAGGCCCACCAGGACTTACATCATCTGCCACGCGCGTCCGCCACCAAAGCTTTGCATCGTCCACTAAGTACAAAGTCGTTATGGTGACCTTGTCTTCATCTCGCACATGGGCAGCCTGAAAGTACTGCTCCATATCCCCCAGGAAATTTTCGAGTTTCTTGGCACTCCTTGCACCATTAAACTCTTTAGGCTCAGGTATTTTGACCTTGGTATGATCTGCCCCACGTTGTGcatctaagttgctcggactctttaCTTTcagtgccgcacccgtgtcgacacgacgtgGGTGTGGGTATGGGTGTGAGATCAGTGTCGGATCTGGTCAACCGATTTTGAGtactttgaccaaaatcaacgGAGAAATTTGGGACAGAtacaatgatttttgaaaacaaatCAAAAGCTAGGGTGATATGGAAGAAAATGGAATACCCTGTATATATAAATTTCTATGTCAATCGTTTTCCTTTTATCTCCTTCTAAAATTCTACTCTTgttcaatattttctccttctcggAATACCTTGTAAGTTTTTCACATAATGTCTCATAATTTAGACAAATTTTTGtaactctatttttaaataattgaattatttttagccgaatccccgcacccgtatTCGTACCTGGATCCGTACCCCCGAATCTttaaatttagatcatgaaggatctgacctctagatccgcacccgtatcggacacccgcacccgagtccgagcaacttagctgTGCATCATCATTGCCAACAGCACGACACAGCAACCCATTTTCCGCTTTCAGATCTGTGCACTCCTGGCTCAGCCTGTTCATCTCGGCCTCAAGATAGGCGAGACGAGTCACAATAGTCAGAAATTGATCACCATCAACAATTCCGACGAGTGCCTCCAATGCAGCAACTCTTTCCCTCAGTTCTGCATTGCCACCAGCCATCTTTCATGAAATTCAACCACTGAATGTCGTGTCTTCGTCCCGATCCAGCctcgctctgataccagttgtcacAGGGGTGATTTACGTCACTCGAATTCTGCCCGAGGTTCACCACTGCGCGGCAATCAAGTCCAGCCTTGACTTCAGCCTTCCAACACTTAGAATAATTTAAGGAACGTTTTGGAACTTAGAAAAATTTAGGCAGCAAGTAAAGTAAAGCCACATACGAAAGTTACAGGAATTTCTTCCCAACTCGTATTAATATGTGAATACAAGTACACAATAAAGCCAACCCTATggtcaagaacaaagaacaccCTAGTTCTCTGCCCCAAAATGATTTTCCCACCCTTAGGAATTACTTAGACGTTTTTGGCTTAACAAGTTACCACAAGACTAAGTTCTGCCCCTGTCGCCTTATGCACATATCTATAGTGCAGGCTGCCCAATTACACTTAGCAGCATTTAAAGCAATCAGTTGACAAGCCCCAACTGATGGGCAAACATGGAGAACATGCTAAAAAACGTGTATCACTAAGCCACACAATCAGCCATGATAAAAAATGTGCATCCACTTAGCCCCATGATCAGTCATGCTTGGATGTGGCGGTTGTAACCGCTCAACTGCCCAGTCATGTGCACTGCATGTGCTTGTTTTGGCCAGTTATTGCACGCCCAAGGCTGGCATTGCGCCCAGCCTTGCCCTTTGACACTGCTCCGCCCCAATGTCACGACCACAGCTTGCCGCCCATTGACTTAGCCGCACACGTCCGTTGTCTCAGTTGTCCGCTTATGTCAAGTCGCCcccaacttgatcaaatttgCCTATGCCCTTGTTATTGCTTGTCTTGCCTTGCCATGTCTTGGCCCCTGCTTTGACATGGTTTTGCCTTGCCATTGTCATGCCAACCCGCACGTCCATGTGAAATGCGCCTCCGTCAAGGTGCGTTTGTCAGCTCCGCTCAGTCCGTCATGCCGAGCTGCCCGTCATGATGTTGCCCCATTTTACAGGTTGTGTGCCAAGGCCATCATGAAAATCCTTGTCACAACTCACATCTGCCGAGGAACTTTGTCAAAGGGGCTAACACAAGAGTAGGTCCATACTCTGGATCTTTACAGTTTTGCTGCAGATACTGAGGCGACAATAGCACAAAGAAGATCAGGAATGAGAGGAAAATATGTTTTAGAAGAGCTGCTATGACTAGGAAGTTGAAAGATTGGCCAAGTTATTTCTGGAGTTGGGACAACAAGATATTTTCCTGCAAAAGCTGATCCTTTAAAATGAACTGCACCAAGGGATGTAAATTTTACAGTGAAGCAGTACTACCAAATTCTTTTAACTGTAAATTGTGATCTTCCCCACTGGCCAAGAAAGATGATTGTGAGACTAAAGCCCCTTACAAGGTGGCTGGCTTTGGTTGGGTGATAACACACTTAAGTTCTAACTCAGCATAATCTACGGATGAGAGATATCCGGATATGCAGCAGGTGCTTTATGTGTGCTGAAGCAAATGAGGATATTTGCCATCTTTTTCCGCATAGTCCTACAGCTAGACAATAGTGGGAGCTATTGTGAACATTATTGGGATGAATTGGATGATGCCAAAGAGAATTAAACAGGTCCTTAGGTGCTGGAATGGATGCAGAATCCAAAAGGGGTTGAGGAAGACATGGAGGACTATACCAGCTTGTCTTGAACTATAGGAAGAAAGGAACCAGAGCGCTTTGAGGGTAGAGAATAGTTTCTAGATAGAGAAACCCAGCTATGTGCAAACTTTTCTGAACAAGTTTAAATGGTTGAAGCTCAGAGTTTTATCATTGCATTGATAGCCTATAGAGTCAAACTTTATGCTTGCAATGAATATCAGAACTTTTTTTAAGATGTTGGTGCAAGACAAACAAGTGATTAATCCAACCTACTTGATTATTCAAGAAGAATCGACAAGAAGAAGACTACCACCAATGAGTTAAGCGACAACTAGTGGGCTAAAAGTGTGACCAAAGGAACAGCAGAGGGGTTGGGAAAACTTCTCAAAGAACAGTTCCATTGAGATGTGAAACGAGACTCTGACATTCTTACCAGCTACTTCTTATATatttgtaaaaataaaaattagtatCACTTTATGGTATGTCTTTTTAATTCAGTTTGGCAAAAATTAGTATCAACTTTAGGGTAAACAACCTCAATTAAACATCTGGCTTTTCAAATATCAGCAGCAATTGAATATGCAAGGTGTATGCAGAAATATCCATTAACAGAGAGATCCCGGAGATTTATAGAGATTGACGGTCAAAGGAGAAACCAAGATGTTGAAACTTGGTTTCATAAGAAAGCTATTCATGAACAGATCATAAGAGCATTTGTCAATCAGCATAATCCTAGTGAACGGTCAATGCTGGAAGGTTTAAATCTAGTATGAGATTCAAGCTTCCAGATGTTGAATAACAAACTGGTGTTTTTTGTGTACCTTCTATTTCAAATTCTAATgatgtccccccccccccccaacacacaCCCACGGAACCATTCTAAGTTCTAACATCAGTGACTTAGTGCAAGACACAGTTGCACTAGAGCTCAAGTGACGAATTCCAACAAAGCTACAGCGATCACCGCCAAACTGTTGATAGTCTCCATCCAAAAACTAAAACAGATTTACAAACGCCAACTTTTAAACTTCCTGACCATACTTTTGAAATCAAAGATATTACTAGCAATTAGAAATACAGTCCTCTTAGATTTTTTGACCATTTGTTGAGATCATATGCATCACTAAGATTTTAGCAACACCTACTATCTAGAAAGAAGGACAAAGCATACTAAGGATCTACCCTAAGCCTTTCTTGACAGGCTTAGTATCTACATATATATTCCAAGATAAGTGCCTGAGGGCAGAGACAAATGAACAAAACATAGGCAAATATGCTCACCACAGAAAcgtttttaaaaaacaaaaattcatAAAGAAATAACCATATTAAGAATCAAGTGACATGAAAAATTTTCCAAAATAACTTTCAAGAGAAAAAAAACTgttatcataaataaattcagaATTTCTTAATCTTTATTTCCCAGTTTGTTAAGTTAAAAAGTTTCTAGCTTTAAGAGTTATTACCCAGAAAATCAACGCAAAAAACAAGAGAAAGCCCACATAATTGCGAAAATCAAGAGAGAAGCAAAAATTGCATAAAAGGGAAAAAGCAGAAAGAAACACCAAATACATACACAAGAAATTTGCAacagaaaaataccaaaaatataaaCCAGCAAGAAATGAAAAGCTGACCTGAAGAGGGGATTGGAAAGAAAAAGAGAGAGGACATTGAGAACGAAGAGCAAGCAGATATGGAGGAGGTGCTGACGCATCGCATGGTGAAAAAGATATGAAACAACCAATGCAGAAGAACAATACTATTCCATAGACCCTTTTCCTCAATTCCTCCATTAGCTTCAAATACAAAAATTCCACAAAGGAAAAGGAAGATAACAACACAATTAGGCCTTTGGTTTCTTCGTCAAACCTATCTGTTTCTCTCTCTTCAGAAAAAGGATGTTTCTCTCTTTAAatctattattattatattattatctatATAGGGTGTCTTGTCCATAAGTCGTTCTTTgcctatggattctatatttcccATCCATCCATCCATAATAAATACTACTAGTAGAAGGGACCTCCATGACACATTTCTCAACTCTGACTCGCTAGGCGGATCATGGATGTTAACTTTTATTAGTATTACTTAATTTAACTGAACTAATTAGATTATTACAGTGACTGTATTTTTTATGGATACGATGTTTTTGGGtttctattttatttatatatttttctatatAACAGAAAAATAGCTTAATTGACATGTTAAgcttagggctgcttatcgggcggattggacggttaattactcttaacgatttggcttaacggttatcgatttttaaatgtattaatccgctagccacccgataagatatcgggcggattgg
Encoded proteins:
- the LOC104115692 gene encoding 5'-adenylylsulfate reductase-like 5, producing MEELRKRVYGIVLFFCIGCFISFSPCDASAPPPYLLALRSQCPLSFSFQSPLQVGGDFIDRALTSRQRSTYTSALFYASWCPFSRRIHFIFEALSSMYPQIEHLAVEQSSAMPSLFSRYGIHSVPAILIFNRTSRTWFHDCKDLDSLSKFYRRTTGLKPIQFVDVDHSGVLRKNARFATESKLSLPLNEMLSREPYLSFAVAFLCLRVIWIVAQRLMYHIKAFWTRYRPNPNLDIFGETGQILRRIVQAIDMKGLWTKLRQCKIRNLHHGARSARVWASSLASVSLGESSTSR